The genomic window TTCGACGAATTCAAATTGAAttactctcttttgttttgaaattgaagGAATATTGGGCTTCCGTTGGATGTGCCGTTATGCAACCAAGTAACACTGAGGTCGGAGCTGGCACCATGAATCCTTGTACCTTTTTGAGGGTTCTTGGTCCTGAACCATGGAATGTTGCTTATGTTGAGCCAAGCATACGTCCTGACGACTCTCGCTATGGAGAGAATCCCAATAGGCTTCAAAGACACACTCAATTTCAAGTCATATTGAAACCTGACCCTGGAAACTCTCAACAGCTCTTTATCAACAGTCTTTCTGCTCTAGGTACTGATTCTTTCTgccttctcttttgtttccacTTACATGTCTTTTAACAGAATAGGTTCCTTTCCTTGTAGATGCACAATTGATTGAATTTTTCACCCTGTGCTGGTTCTGGTTTGTGGTTTTATAgtgttaattttgatttgcttAAGGTTTGATTATGTGAAGGTCGTCTTTATGTTTCATTAGGAAGTTTTCTCATCCAGATAATCCTTCCCTTACTATTTTTATGTGTTAGGTATTGATGTGACTGCACACGATATACGGTTTGTAGAAGACAACTGGGAGAGCCCGGTAATGTGTGAACCCATGTTTTATGCGTTTTCCATCTCTTTTAGTTTCTCATTATACTCTCAGCGTGCAAGTGTCTGATCATGTGAATGACTGCACACGATATACGGTTTCTTACAGGTGCTTGGTGCTTGGGGGTTGGGCTGGGAGATTTGGATGGATGGTATGGAAATCACACAATTTACTTACTTCCAGCAggtaattttcattttatgtaAACATTTCTAGAAATTAACTATAGACTACGGTTTGCATTTTGGTTTCTTAGGGtagattttatcttttgttctgtAGTATATTTTCTGCGTCGGTTGttagaaaacaatataattgtGAAGTTTGCTTCTTTCTAGGCTGGAAGTCTTCCGTTGTCTCCAGTATCTGTTGAAATAACTTATGGGCTTGAGCGCATCATCATGTTACTTCAGGTCAGTCTTATACTCCCTTATTGTTGATGTACACATTTTTCCGTTATAGGTCCGTTATGTTTGGGTTAAGTTAGCCTTTCGTTTTAACCTACAGGAAGTTGACCATTTCAAAAAGATCTTATATGCTGATGGAATCACCTATGGGGAGCTTTTCTTGGAAAATGAGTAAAAGCCTGATATACTTTTATGgatttttaatcaaacattATCGAACTTATTCTGTGTTTTGAGACTGATAGTTGGGTGGATATTACAGGAAGGAAATGAGCTCATATTATTTAGAGCATGCTAGTGTGGATCGCCTTCAAAAGCATTTCGAttattttgatgaagaagcacGTTCCTTGCTTGCCTTAGGACTTCCAATCCCTGCGTATGTTTATCACAATGCTCACGATCGTCAATTTTCTTGTCCATATTTAACCACTGCCTCTTGAATTTAACAAATTGCTGCTTGGGGGCATGCTAGGTATGACCAGCTTCTGAAGACATCTCACGCTTTTAACATTTTAGACGCTAGAGGTTTCATTGGCGTAACTGAACGTGCTCGTTATTTCGGTCGAATGCGTAGGTAAGATCTGTTCCAGTTTTTTTAGAGTGTATTATTGAGCAATCCAACGAGCTTGATTAACCAGAGAGGAAATGCTTTTAAACAAGTCGTTacttgtaaaaatatttatgatgtGCATTTTTTGCTTCTGTGCATCCTCTTTGAAAGAATAGCTTGGCTCGCCAATGTGCCCAACTGTGGTTAGCGACACGTGAGTCTCTTGGACATCCTCTTGGTGTTGCCTCCGAACCAGTTCCTCCCGTTTGTCACAGAGCTGCTCTGGAAAAAGTGGCTGAAAAGGTTGGCTTGTTTTCTAATTAGAGAATTTACAATTGGAGCTTTTGTTACTGATTAATGATTATTTCCTTTTGATgagttgtgacttgtgagatGTTAGTTTGTGAAAATTTTTGGTGTCGCCATCTTCAGCATTACTTGCTTATATGGTCTATTTACGCATCAAAAGCTGGGTATTTtgatatagaaatatatttctgAAGATGTCAAATACGATatagtttccttttttgttgtttatgtgGTGTTCAATCGTTACAGGTTTCTGAAGATCCAAGATCGTTTATTATTGAGATAGGGACTGAAGAGATGCCACCTCAAGATGTTATCAATGCTAGTGAACAAgtaaaatttcatttcatttggAGAAACTTGACATTTCTCTCGCTATCACTCACTCATGGACACTTGTGGGCCGCTCGCTCATGCTGCACCATTTTAACTTCCCAAACTCCCTAGATTATGTGCTTCttgtttttccatttttccTGTGTTCTTTTAATAGAACATCAAGTAACTGTCCTTGTTAATATTGCAGCTCAGGGTCTTAGTGCTAGAATTACTAGAGAACCAAAGATTGCGGCATGGTGCTGTGAAAGCATTTGGCACACCTCGCAGGCTAGTGGTAATTAATAAGATCTTTTCACATTTACATATTATTGCTAATTGATGTCAACTCCATAAAAGCATGAATCCAATCTTACAGAGAAAGGATTGGTTAACATCAAACttcctttttgttctttagcATTATTGttcacttttaaaattttcgcTTATGAGGTTTAAAGCTGGCTTTTCATGTGAGGatgaaaaactaaatttgatttatctgaacgttttttttttcaaatgaatCATGGCACCCTTGAAGCTTTTCTGGaattcattattctttttcttcttcttttaaggAGTTTTAAGTGAATGCTCCTTTTTCAGGTTTTAGTTGATGCTATGTCCTCGAAGCAGCTGGAAGAGGAGGTTGAAGTTCGAGGACCCCCTGCTTCTAAAGcttttgatgatgaaggaaatcctacaaaggttttttttttgttttccctttgGTCCTCTTTTGGTCACGGATATTAAATTAACTATTCAAAGTATTTTGGGAGACAGTGGTGGAATTAAAGAAATAGTATCTGGTTCATTTATTTATCGCCGCTTAGGTTTATgctatgtttatttttttctttgtagctTGTATTGACTGCCTAAAGATATGTAGATATAATTTTTCTCGTTGTTCTTCCCTGCCAGGCTGCTGAGGGTTTTAGCCGCAGATATGGCGTTCCATTGGAAAAATTGTACAGAAAAGTTTCTGGTGGGTGCATCCATATTAGCATATTCTGTTAGCAGgatcttgtttcttgttacCCAACTTCAgacttcttcctttttctttgttttctaggTTGtgatattgcttttttttatatagttcttttcattgttatcttttttttgtctttatttcaGGGAAGACAGAATATGTACATGCACGAGTTACAGAGCCAGCTCGACTTGCTTTGGAGGTTCTTTTCCTCTACTCTTTTTGTTATGCTAAGGGACTGTTATTTTCATCTTTCATGAAAGACTTAGTATATCCATTAACTtagcaaattatttttatttttattttttttggacaaaaaccCAACTTAGCAAATTATTGATGCTCACTCTTTTCCTCTTACTTTTCGTATGATGCTCACACTTTTCCTCACACTTCACTATATTGGCTTCTGAGTTTTTCGTGGAGAGAAAAATACAACTATTTGCTAAgcatacattttctttttgggacCTTGTATATTATATAGGTTCTGTCAGAAGATTTACCTGGTATACTGGCTAAAATATCGTTCCCAAAGTCAATGCGGTGGAACTCTTCAGTATGTAACTTATATTTGTATACATCTTCGTTCATATTGCCTAGACTCTGTTGTAAAACAAGGGGTTTGAATTACTGCTTTATCTTTTGCTGTGATTAACAGGTAATGTTTAGCAGGCCGATTCGCTGGGTTATGGCCTTACATGGTGATCTGGTTGTGCCATTCTCCTTTGCTGGCATCTCAAGGTACGTTTACTTGGCTACTCTTGCTTCTCTATGCTTTATATGGCTTCGGAAAGATGTTAATatgcaaaatatttgtaaataaagTAACTATCTGTTTCATCTTCAAAATGCAGTGGAAATGTATCTTGTGGACTTCGCAATACTGCTTCAGCATCACTGTTGGTAAGAATATACCCTGCATTGTCGGCTGTAAGCATATTTGGATGTCATGCTTCAGATGTGTGCTTTATGGTCTTCTATATATTGGCAGGTACAGAATGCAGAATCCTATGAAGATACTATGAGGAATTCTGGAATCAATATTGAGATTGAGGCATGTCCTTCGTGCATTCTTCTCTATccattatttattaaaaaaatatttttaactttcaGCAGGGTGTCAGATTTCTTTCAATTTGGATTTGTAGTTATGGATCTATGTAGTCATTTCATTGGTTACTATAATTTACAGGAAAGGAAGAAAATCATTCTTGAGAAGTCAAATGCACTAGCAAAGAGTGTGAGTGGGCGCCTTGTTGTTCCGCAGAACTTACTTAATGAAGTAATATGTTGTTTTTTCAGTGATATGCTCTACCAATGGTTCCAAGAAATGATATTTTCCTCATGATACCAAGAAGCTAATTAATTTATGGTGTTTTGCAGGTTGCAAATCTCGTCGAAGCTCCTGTGCCCTTAATTGGAAAGTTCAAGGAATCATTCTTAGAACTTCCAGAGGAGCTATTAACTATTGTAAGCTCTTCAGAAACTAAGATTGGTTTTTATTCCGTGTAACTGCCGTGTAACTGCCCATAACATCTGTTTACTTTCTTATGATTTGTCAGCAAGTATGCTTATTTATTTAGGCCTAACTATGGTGTAACCCTATAGGTTATGCAGAAGCACCAGAAGTATTTTTCCATTATTGATGAGAGTGGACAGCTATTGCCTTACTTTATTGCTGTACGAAACTATAGCCTTGCACTGTCTTCTGCtgcatattttgttttcatttttaattgcACAGAAACAAGTTTTTAATAGCTGATAAAACATAGTGTGACTTTGTTTTAGGTTGCCAATGGTGCAATAAATGAGGATGTGGTGAAGAAAGGAAATGAAGCAGTTCTCAGGTTTTTGAGATGTGTTATAAGTGGCTAAATCTTTTTACTCAAATTGATAGTAGATCTTTCTTGGCACATCTTTATTCTTCTAGCTCTTTTCATTGCCCTACTTATTTACTGTCAAGTCTTGATAGTGGTCCATATTTAAAGCATCCAAAGGTCATGTTTTACTTTTGCAGGGCACGTTATGAAGATGCAAAGTTCTTCTATGAGGTGGACACAAGGAAAAGATTTTCTGAATTCCGAGATCAGCTACAGGGAATTCTTTTCCATGTAAGTTTTCCTTCGGTACATATCTTAAACAAGAAGATACGATAAATGCATTACTAGATGGTCGTacttcctttcttttttgtagtaGTTTCATTGTGGTTTCAGATGTTCAGTAATCTGTACTATTACAAGTAAAAAATGCAAACCATATAATATTGACTTCAGTAGCACATACAACACAAGTTTCTCATCCATGTTTATGTGAATTAATAGGAAAAGCTGGGGACGATGCTGGATAAGATGAACCGCCTCAAAAAGATGGTATCTAAACTTTGTTTGGCCCTCAAAATTGATGAAGATCTGCTTCCGGTTGTAGAGGATGCTGCCTCACTTGCTATGTCAGATCTTGCAACTGCTGTAGTTACAGAATTTACTGCGCTGTCAGGAATAATGGCTCGTCATTATGCTCTCAGAGATGGCTATTCAGAGCAGGTAGTGGATTGTTCAAGTGTGTCTGTGTATGGTTATGAGCATAAGTTGCTCTTGTGTCAGCTTCTTTGCTTCATAGATTTAAGCTACTAGCCTACTGtggtatatatttattacatGTGCTCCATTATTATATGACAATTGTGTTCCTGGGATGCAGATAGCAGAAGCTTTGCTGGAAATTACACTTCCTAGATTTTCTGGAGACGTCATCCCAAAAACAGATGCAGGAATGGTTTTGGCAATAGGTGATAGGTAAATTGAAAGCCTAAAGTTTTGTTGTCTCTCCCATTTCTTTCTACGCCAAACGGTTCGTCCTGTGAACACAAAACCTTGTATCTGGATTGCGCGGAGCTAAATTGTATATGCTTCTGatatgataatttttgttCGAATTTGTGATCCTATATACTAACACCTATGCTTGTCCCTATGACTGTAGATTGGATAGCCTTGTTGGTTTATTTGCTGCTGGTTGCCAGCCAAGTTCAACAAATGACCCTTTTGGCCTTAGAAGAATATCATATGGCTTAGTAAGTTTATAGATATTCTGATCTGAAAATGAGCTATTATGATATGTCATTTTATGGTTGCATGAGGTTATGGATGCCAAGTAATACTTTGTATGCCACAGGTTCAGATTTTGGTCGAGAAGGATAAAAATGTCAACTTCAAACGTGTTCTAGAACTTGCAGCCAGTGTACAACCGACGAAGGTTGAGGCAAACACTGTAGAAGATGTGAGAATCAATTGAGTGGCATCAAATCTTGTTATCACCATCTGAAATTGTTCGTGACATAATTaactcttttatttgtttctagGTGTATCAATTTGTTACTCGAAGACTGGAACAGCTATTGGTTCGTGCAACTTTTGTGATGTTTATCTTTTTCGATTTCCCAGCTCTTAAAATATCTTACGGGTCCAGTTCTTGAAACAACgttttatccttttttacAGGTTGACAACGGAGTAAGCCCTGAAGTAGTTAGGTCTGTCCTAGCAGAGCGTGGAAACAATCCTTGTCTGGCAGCACGGACTGCATACAAGGTTAGTGACTTGTGATATGATCCAATAGCAGTTAGCTAGGGAATTAGGTAATAGTTGAGAAGCCTTTGGGCATCATTCTCCTAGTGAATGTTGCTGTGTCATAGTGATATTGCTCCAAAGAAGCTAACATCGCTGGTGCTTGCCTTGCAGACGGAAAAGCTAAGCAAAGGTGAGATGTTTCCGAAGATAGTGGAAGCATATTCTCGTCCCACACGCATTGTCCGTGGGAAAGATGTTGGTGTTGGAGTTGAGGTACTTGAGGTTTCTGTCTGATCAAAGAGCATTTGTGAAAACTTGCAGCTTCTAACATTGAATGATGCAATCAGGTGGATGAGAATGCATTTGAGACTCCCCAAGAGAGAACGTTGTGGAGTACTTACACCTCTATCAAAGATCGAATTCACACTGGTAACTCACTTTCTTCCCTGCTGTATTCTCTCAAACAAGCTCGCTTCCAAATTCGTCTCACTAACCTTCCAAATTTCAGGCATTGAAATCGAGGACTTCACCGAGATATCCATGCAATTGGTGGAGCCACTCGAGGATTTCTTCAACAATGTATTTGTAATGGTGGTAAGTTAAAACTTTGTCCATACACTGTACTCGAGTATCGCAGACGAGTGAAGTTTGAATATAACGGTTTTTGCAGGAGGAAGAAAGAGTGAGGAAGAACAGACTCGCTCTGCTTAATAACATTGCCAATCTTCCCAAAGGAGTCATTGACCTCTCATTTTTGCCCGGATTTTGATCTTTACTTGTTTCATAATCCCACTCCGGAATCATCAATTCATTGACctctcattttttctttgtttcataacCTCATATAGTTGTGTTCACTGAGcaaaaattcaaactaaaaCTTGTGCAATGGAATACTTTAAAAACAGTTTCATAACCTCaataaaaagatttcaaagatttttagATACTTCTGATTGAGATGTGTTCTatttcaaaattctttttttttttctcacaagTGATAGAATTTATTAAGCTTTCACAATATCATACATAGGCTTTAACAAAAGCCCAAACAGCAGGTTTACAGAAATAGCCAACAAAGACCAAATAGATAACCGACTTCTGTAGAAGAATTTCAATCTAAACTCCATCCATGGAAACGTGTCGACAACCGGTTAAACCACGTCCCACGCCTGATGAGTAATCACAAGTTTTTCCGGCAACAACCTCCACCGTTGAGCGCCGATTCCGGTAAGAAATCCTCGCCGATAAGGAATCGAACGAAGACTCTTATGTTTTGCACCGAATTGAAAGCATCGAAGCTCCAATTAAAGTAACAGCTTAAGGGACCATGATAAGCGACACAAGAAAATCTTCTTTCCTTCAACAAAAGAGTGAAATCTCTTTGAAATCATTCTGTAAATCCAGagtacaaaagaaaaggatcCGAAATTTATCTTGAAGAGATAAGAAACTAATTCGGATCGGAGTAAAACTCAAAGGacagagacaaagaagaaCCACCGTGGATATGGCAGATCAACATCCCTAATCGTAGATCCGATGAGATTATTagcaaattaaaaacataattgaaaaattaaaGCAAAAACAGAATCCGGCCATGGCCGCTAGGTTAGCCGGTCGATGCCGGGCAAAAGCTAGCCACCGCTACTTAGGAAGCCAGTCGGTGCTAGACGAAAGCCGGCCATCACCGTTGAGAAAAACGGAAGACGCCGGACATGTAGCCGGATAACCACCGGACGGCGAGAAGAAGAGCGTATTCTCTCTCTAAAATATTCAGAGAgcgagaagagagagaaacacTGAcgaaaatatagattttatgggctaacaaaattcaaatgaaaacattGGATTATAAGATGGTTAACAAAAATGGTTGAGAAAAAACCATCGAGAGAACCAAAGGGAGAGAAACGGAGCTAAGTTATGGAGGAAGAAAAAGCGGCAGCTTACTACGACGAGCTCACGCGTAAAGGAGAAGGAGCTGCTCGCTTCAAGCAAGGTCTCGGCTTCTCCACCGGAGCCAACGCTGTTCCGGAGAGAGGATCGGCGATCGCATCGTCGTCTTCGTTTCTCAACCAATTCGTCAAGGCTTCTAACCATACTAAATCCACTGATAACAAGGATTCCGAGATCCGGTCCATCAGAGataaattgaagaagaaacctgaaGATCCTAGGGTGCCGGAGAGGAGCTATAGAGAGTCGAGTGAACGGCGTCGTTATCGGAGTAGAGAGAGGGATGAGAGAGATAAAAGCCATAGAAGGAGAAGCAGGAGTTCAGAGAGACGTAGTAGTTATGTGGATAGAGAGAGACGGAGAAGCAGGAGCAGGAGTGCAGAGAGGCGTAATAGGTACGGGGATAGAGAGAGCCGGAGGAGGAGTAACCGAAGCAGAAGTTTGTCGCCGAGGAGAGAGCGGAGGAGCAGAGAAGATGTTAAGGAGAAGAAGCCTGATTACTCGCGGTTAATCAAAGGCTACGATGAGATGGTAATACTCATTTCTCTCATCATTCTTCAGCCTGTATGGTTATCATACTTCGAGGAACTTTTGTTTACCAGAATCAGCATCGTAATGTTATAATCCCTCTAGAGTTAGGACTTAGGAGTGTAATAAGAACTTAGCAATTACCTTTACATATTGCAACATAGGAATTGCCTTCATGTGCCCACATTCAATAGATGTTTTGAGATTATAAACCCTTGATCTCTAATTTGGTTTACCATTCTTGTGGAGCTCCTTCTTTGTTTATGGATGATAGTCATAGATTCTGTAATTTTGTTGCTGgtgttttgtgtgtgtctGTGTGTGATTGTCATTTCCGTGGTATTATAAGGTTGGTTTTTGTGTTGCTTTCTTGAACAGTCAGCTGCTGAAAAAGTGAAAGCCAAGATGAAGCTTCAGCTTGATGAAACGGGTATGTTAGTCGGTCCCATTTGAGAGATTACATTGATTCTGTTGTCCACGCTTCAGAGCAGCTAAGATCTCATTCTTTCGACAACTTCTTTTGAGTGGGATCCATCTTTGGAATGTTAGAACGGTGGGGCTGTGTTTTGGCACTTAATGTCTTGGCCTTGAATTGATGATGCTGATAAGGCTTTCTTATTAGTTTAGTAGTTTTGTAGTGATTCGTAGCCTTAAGCCAGTTAGTTGAGGTGCTAATGTTAAAATGGAGGTACGGAGAATGTTAGGTTTTTGGTTGGGCATTGGGTCAGCAGGTAGCTGAGAATTCTCCCATCAATCAAAGTCTTTATGGTGTAGTTCTGTGGAGGGCTGTGTTTTGGCTCTTTATCTCGTGGCATTCAGGATACAATGCACGTTACTGTTGGGAGAAGACTTTTCCTAACTTTTCCTTATCAGCAAAGCAAAATCTATTGACCTCATAGATTTTCATAGCAGCTCTGTATATAAGGAGGATTGAGACAAACCCTTTCATGGAGATATCAAATCTGTAAATGTGTTTATggtagatgaagaaaaaagtccTGGTGTCtgagaaagaataaaaaaacaagaaagatcaACTCTGTCCTTAAAAATGAGATCCCTTGGGTTGTATACCTTGTGAAAACATTGATATCAATCTCATGTTTAGTTCTTCTCTTGAAATTAATGATCTGCTTGGTTTGCAGCTGAGAAAGATACCAGTAAGGGTGCAGGATGGGAAAGATTTGAATTCGACAAAGAGGCCCCAGTTGATGATGAGGAACTAGAAGAAGGTCAGTTTCCCGTGAATCTCTACCTTTACTCCATGATTTCGATGAACGGACAGAGCTAAAGCCGGAAATCATTCTCAGTTACTCTGTACTCTTGATGCTAAAAACTTCATATGATTGCAGgtgctgatgatgatgctgCCTTGGTCAAGCGCATGGGACAAAGTTATAGGTTTTCCGCCATCGAGGTTTACTGAGTCATTAGCTTACATTGTCAACCTCTAATCAAGTCACAGTTTTTATTATATCAGAGCTTCAGACAGTTTATATGGTTTAATAAAAACTTGTAAGGCAAAAAGGGAAGAGCAGTTGAAAGCCGCCCACGATGAGGCCATGTTTGGAGTACCCACAGGCCAAACTCCTACCGAGAACACCGGCGATGATGTTACAGAGATAACTAATGTAAAGGACGATGAAGGAGAAAGCAACAGTGGCGCGATAAGTCTTCTAAGTGAAAAGGTAAAAATTTGTGAGCtctcttcatttcttttgctCTCAAACCAATCGAGATTCTTAGAGCTCCATTTTAGGGTATGTACGTAAGCTTGTTAATCCCCATACTTTGTGTTTTAGGTGCTTGCAAAACAGCAAGGATCTTGGCGTGACAGAGCTCGCAAGTCATGAAATTCATACATATGTATTGGAACTATGGAACTCGTGGTGGTTAATCTAGTATATAGTTGACAAAGTTTTGATCGTATGTTCCTTGTAGAAATTTTGATGAAGTGTTTGAAAGTGTTTGCGATCCATATAGATTGCCCATCGATGGAAGATATAATTGGATCATGTTTTTTATCCAGATATTAGTTTATTAGTACCTAAAATTTTCTTCGAGGaagtaagatatatatatgtgattaCGATCTTATTTCcaaaaatccaagtattttccataaaaacagatcaaaggTAGAAGCAAAATCCAAGATTTCAAGGTTAAATAACGAGTCGGATACATAAGATCAAATCCCAAACCATGTTAAAGATAAAAGTCACTCCTACATAAAGAAGAATTGAAACGACGCTCACTTCTTCTCTTCGTTCTCAGCCTCTGAAGCCCTCTTCGCTCTAGCACCTGCATGTCTCTTCATTGTGCGTGCTACACGAAGAGTGTTATACGCCTCAAAGGATTTCATTTCAGCGGTGAGCTTTACGAGCTCCATTGTTGGAGTCTCACGAACAATAGGCATGTAGTGCTTCATCTTTTTCACCTTTGGAAAGAGAAATCATATGAGGCAACAAATATCTCAATGCTCAAGCTAACATCCAACAAgcaaactaaataaataataataactagTATCATCATCAGATCAAACGAGGCAACAGCTTAATGCTCTAGCTAACGACCAATTTGATGTAGAGTTTACTTCTACAAAAACCTTTGTTAGTCTCTAAAGCAGAACAAACAAGGAATCAACCAACTCAGAAAAACTCGGAATGAACAAAACTACGAACTTAGAGAATTCCTATCCAAGAGCTAGCAGAACACAAAAGAATGAACTAATACATGCCTTTATCGATACGTCTTAACAAAAAACTGAACCTAATAATATAACATACTTACTCAAGATAGGCAACAAGAAGTAGAGCAAATCGATCTTCACAACGAACTTCAAGATCTCAGGAGCTagcagaaaagagaaaacacatGATCgcattaaatataaaacaatttatgatACGAGATAGCTGCAATTGAAAAAGGGATTGTGACACGTTTAGGCacttttaaagaattttattccttttgaggCACTTGTGAGGGATAAGGCACTTTTCCAACTTTTTCATTAAACTTTTGACCAATTTGCCCctgaaaattaagaaattattatttaaaaaaaagtttcatctctccacattccttttttttttctttcttcttcctcgcttcttcttttcactcgctctctctcttctcattattacttttttctttccttgcaAAATCAACCATTTGAGAGTTTGTCAAAATCGTGTAGcttctatatttttctctacGGAGAAACCTTTCTAGATTTATGTGACGATTGCTTGTTCGATTGAAGTTCTGAAGTTTTGGAGCGTTAGCGCATGTAACGAATGGCGGAAGCTCAGGTTTTGCAACCAGTAACATCTAGAGgtgaaaaataagaagatttGTTCCCTCAATTTTACAACCAATCGATCAAGGTATTGCTTTCGCCCCGACGATTCCTCAATTTTGTGAAcataattttaagttttgcTAGATTATGTTGTACTTGTTTCATATTAGCAAAATTGTGTTTGTGAAGACGAAGATATATGTTGCAGATCGAAATTCCCTCTTCCCTTACTCTCCTCTATTTCAGATCAGTTGCAAGAAGACGACGAGATAGACGGTGATGATTGGGCCTCTTTATAGCCCAATATTAAAAACTGTCCCATTCTAATAAAGCCTTTTCGTGAAAGATGATGTTGGATTCGATTCAATGGGCATTTATATGTTCTCGGCCCGTTCTTATCATATCTTATTCCTCCTGTAaaactattttcaaaatttactaTTCGGATTAAAGTATATCACAATTCCATTATTCGAATAAGGACTATcaaattttatctattttttatatttttatatgtaaattttgaagaattattttatatttatatatagagtaaGCCATAGAAGTTTTGTAGGACTAATCATGGGCCGTGACCAAAACAAACCTTCTTATAGGCCTATAAATATACTGGACTTTATCTGAAACTAAatttaaacccaaaataaaacgATTTGATGTGAATAATTTTAAAGCtcaataaagaaaagatttggAATCAAAAGATCATAAGCACGCACATACTAATTGctatcctactatattattttaggaagtacattttaaatgtaaccttaatttttataattaattacataataatatcattagaaaaatttaatcaaaaacaaaatcctttaATGATGTCATTAAGGt from Arabidopsis thaliana chromosome 3, partial sequence includes these protein-coding regions:
- a CDS encoding uncharacterized protein (unknown protein; LOCATED IN: endomembrane system; Has 30201 Blast hits to 17322 proteins in 780 species: Archae - 12; Bacteria - 1396; Metazoa - 17338; Fungi - 3422; Plants - 5037; Viruses - 0; Other Eukaryotes - 2996 (source: NCBI BLink).), with product MRSCVFSFLLAPEILKFVVKIDLLYFLLPILSKYVILLGSVFC
- a CDS encoding serine/arginine-rich splicing factor, whose product is MEEEKAAAYYDELTRKGEGAARFKQGLGFSTGANAVPERGSAIASSSSFLNQFVKASNHTKSTDNKDSEIRSIRDKLKKKPEDPRVPERSYRESSERRRYRSRERDERDKSHRRRSRSSERRSSYVDRERRRSRSRSAERRNRYGDRESRRRSNRSRSLSPRRERRSREDVKEKKPDYSRLIKGYDEMSAAEKVKAKMKLQLDETAEKDTSKGAGWERFEFDKEAPVDDEELEEGADDDAALVKRMGQSYRFSAIEVY